In Candidatus Methylomirabilota bacterium, a genomic segment contains:
- a CDS encoding zinc-binding dehydrogenase has protein sequence MRGVVFTGNRQLELREFPDPTPGPGEVVLEIKASGMCGSDLKFYRAAGNEAASLGLGGSGKQVIAGHEPCGVIAAVGPGVSEAEGRVGQRVMNHHYVGCGRCKHCRVGWSQLCRSGITVFGVTGDGAHARYMKVPARTNVPLPDELSFEEGAAVSCGTGTAYGALKRLDVSGRDTLAVFGQGPVGLSATMLASAMGARVIAVDIAAERLALARELGADAVVNSRETDPVKAIHELTRGEGAETTMDCTGLPEPRVAAVKSTATWGRMCFVGEGGATSFDISSDLIRRQLTLVASWTFSSMGQWECARFVAERKIPLGRLLTNRFRLDQATEAYKLFDTQTTGKGVFTSF, from the coding sequence ATGCGCGGCGTGGTCTTCACCGGCAATCGGCAGCTCGAGCTCCGCGAATTCCCCGATCCGACCCCCGGCCCCGGCGAGGTGGTGCTCGAGATCAAGGCCTCGGGCATGTGCGGCAGCGATCTGAAGTTCTATCGCGCGGCTGGCAACGAGGCGGCCTCGCTCGGTCTCGGCGGCAGCGGCAAGCAGGTGATCGCCGGACACGAGCCCTGCGGGGTGATCGCCGCGGTCGGCCCCGGGGTGAGCGAGGCCGAGGGCCGGGTGGGCCAGCGGGTGATGAACCATCACTACGTCGGCTGCGGTCGCTGCAAGCACTGCCGGGTCGGCTGGTCGCAGCTCTGCCGGAGCGGCATCACCGTGTTCGGGGTCACCGGCGACGGCGCGCACGCGCGCTACATGAAGGTGCCGGCGCGCACCAACGTGCCGCTGCCCGACGAGCTCAGCTTCGAGGAGGGCGCCGCGGTGTCCTGCGGCACCGGGACCGCCTACGGCGCGCTCAAGCGCCTCGACGTCTCGGGCCGGGACACCCTGGCCGTGTTCGGTCAGGGACCGGTCGGCCTGTCCGCGACCATGCTGGCGTCGGCGATGGGCGCGCGCGTGATCGCCGTCGACATCGCGGCCGAGCGGCTGGCCCTGGCCCGCGAGCTCGGGGCCGACGCGGTGGTCAACTCGCGCGAGACCGATCCGGTGAAGGCCATCCACGAGCTGACCCGGGGCGAGGGCGCGGAGACGACCATGGACTGCACCGGGCTACCCGAGCCGCGGGTGGCCGCGGTGAAGAGCACCGCCACCTGGGGTCGGATGTGCTTCGTCGGGGAGGGCGGCGCCACCAGCTTCGACATCAGCAGCGACCTGATCCGCCGCCAGCTCACCCTGGTGGCCTCGTGGACGTTCAGCAGCATGGGCCAGTGGGAGTGCGCGCGCTTCGTGGCCGAGCGAAAGATTCCGCTCGGCCGGCTGCTCACCAACCGCTTCCGGCTCGATCAGGCCACCGAGGCCTACAAGCTCTTCGACACCCAGACCACCGGCAAGGGCGTCTTCACCAGCTTCTAG